The nucleotide sequence TATTGGAAGTATTTTTCTGTTAGTTTACTGGGTCTGTTATTGCTCCAATCTTTGATTTTGGGCTTAATGCTTAGAGAAGGTTAAAATGCTGTAAACTAGATACTTTCAGAGGAAAAATTCTTCATTTTCGAGACAAAACTCAAAAATTTGGTAAATTATTGGAGTAAATCAAATGAAATTAGCAGGAAAAGTAGCCCTTGTGACGGGTAGCAGTCAAGGACTCGGACAAGCGATCGCCATCAAGTTGGCTTCTGAAGGAGCTAGTATTGTCATTGATTACCGCTCCCATCCTGAAGGTGCAGAAGAAACCCTCAAACAAGTGAAATTAGCAGGGGGAAACTGTCATTTGGCCAAGGATCACGCCCCTGATGGATACGTTGTCAAAGCCGATTTAGGCGATCTCAATCAAGTACGAAACCTCATTCAGGAGGGGATCAAGCATTTTGGTCAGTTGGATATTCTTGTAAACAATGCAGGGCTAGAAAGGCATGCACCCTTTTGGGAAATAACTGAAGCTGACTACGACATGGTTCTGAATGTCAACCTCAAAGGTGCTTTTTTTGCAGCACAAGCCCTTGTTCAACATCTCATGGAGACAAAACGCCCCGGCAAAATTATTAATATCAGTTCAGTCCATGAAGAACTCCCTTTTCCCAATTTTGCCTCCTATTGTGTTAGCAAAGGAGGTGTGAAAATGATGGCTCGGGATTTGGCAATCG is from Gloeocapsa sp. DLM2.Bin57 and encodes:
- a CDS encoding glucose 1-dehydrogenase; protein product: MKLAGKVALVTGSSQGLGQAIAIKLASEGASIVIDYRSHPEGAEETLKQVKLAGGNCHLAKDHAPDGYVVKADLGDLNQVRNLIQEGIKHFGQLDILVNNAGLERHAPFWEITEADYDMVLNVNLKGAFFAAQALVQHLMETKRPGKIINISSVHEELPFPNFASYCVSKGGVKMMARDLAIELGPYGITINNVAPGAIETPINTKLLNNPQQLNALLQNIPLKRLGKPQDVASVVAFLASSDADYITGSTFFVDGGLLWNYHEQ